A portion of the Tachysurus fulvidraco isolate hzauxx_2018 chromosome 8, HZAU_PFXX_2.0, whole genome shotgun sequence genome contains these proteins:
- the LOC113648477 gene encoding pepsin A-like: MMKWAVVLCAMLALSECFISVPLIKGKSARETLEKEGLWEKFRKLYPFNPVAKFTQSYAVGYESMTNDADLSYYGVISIGTPPQSFQVIFDTGSSNLWVPSIYCSSTACTNHARFNPAKSSTFQANNQPLSIQYGTGSMTGFLGYDTVGVGSINVAHQIFGLSQSEAPFMAHMKADGILGLAYPRLAASNAQPVFDNMVQQGLVQDYFSVYLSGNSQSGSEVIFGGYNPNHYTGSLVWIPLSSETYWQITMESVTINGQVVACNGGCQAIVDTGTSLISGPTNDINNMNSWVGATVSNGDAMVNCNNIASMPVLTFNINGNAFTLPASAYTRQSYYYGCRTGFSPSSSSLWILGDVFIRQYYTIFNRSNNSIGLAKAV; the protein is encoded by the exons ATGATGAAGTGGGCCGTAGTCCTTTGCGCCATGCTGGCGCTCTCTGAGTGCTTCATCAG CGTTCCTCTGATCAAGGGGAAGAGTGCTCGTGAAACACTAGAGAAGGAGGGTCTTTGGGAGAAGTTCAGGAAATTGTACCCTTTCAACCCAGTAGCTAAGTTTACCCAGAGCTATGCCGTTGGTTATGAATCCATGACCAACGATGCTGAT CTTTCCTACTATGGTGTGATCTCCATTGGCACTCCTCCTCAGTCCTTCCAGGTTATCTTTGACACCGGTTCTTCCAACCTCTGGGTTCCCTCAATCTACTGCAGCAGTACTGCTTGCA CCAACCATGCTAGGTTCAATCCTGCAAAATCCAGCACCTTCCAGGCCAACAACCAGCCTCTGTCAATCCAATACGGCACTGGCAGCATGACTGGATTCCTCGGATATGACACTGTTGGG GTTGGCAGTATCAATGTTGCCCATCAGATCTTTGGACTGAGTCAAAGCGAGGCACCCTTCATGGCCCACATGAAGGCTGACGGCATTCTGGGTCTGGCCTACCCTCGACTAGCTGCCTCTAATGCCCAGCCTGTCTTTGACAACATGGTCCAGCAGGGTCTTGTTCAGGATTACTTCTCAGTCTACCTAAGTGG CAACTCTCAAAGCGGCAGTGAGGTTATTTTCGGTGGATACAACCCCAACCACTACACTGGTTCTCTGGTCTGGATCCCTCTGTCATCTGAGACATATTGGCAGATCACCATGGAAAG CGTCACCATCAACGGACAGGTTGTTGCTTGCAATGGTGGATGCCAGGCTATTGTAGACACTGGTACGTCCCTGATCAGTGGTCCTACCAATGACATCAACAACATGAACAGCTGGGTGGGAGCCACAGTGAGCAATGGAGAT gCGATGGTGAACTGCAACAACATTGCAAGCATGCCTGTACTGACCTTCAACATCAACGGCAATGCCTTCACCCTTCCCGCCTCAGCCTACACCCGTCAG TCTTATTACTACGGCTGCCGCACTGGTTTCAGCCCGAGCAGCTCGAGCCTGTGGATCCTGGGTGATGTGTTCATTAGGCAGTACTACACCATTTTCAACAGGTCCAACAACTCCATCGGTTTGGCCAAGGCTGTGTAA